A genomic window from Planctomycetota bacterium includes:
- a CDS encoding 3-oxoacyl-ACP reductase family protein: MGLDGKVALVTGASRGIGRAIALALARDGANVVVNCRERSDAAAEVVAAITALGRQAVSVQADVRQPDQVKALFEQAKAALGGVHILVNNAGIVRDNFLAFMSESEWDDVVDTSLKGAFLCTKAASRQMTRGKWGRILNISSDAALLGDMQRANYCSAKAGLLGLTRAAARELAPHGVTVNAIAPGIIETDLTSGLPEAKRAALLSLIPLQRFGQPDDVAGLAAFLASDAARYITGQVFCVDGGLNL, from the coding sequence GTGGGACTTGACGGAAAGGTTGCGTTGGTGACCGGCGCATCCCGCGGCATAGGCCGCGCCATCGCGCTCGCCCTGGCCCGCGACGGAGCGAACGTGGTGGTCAACTGCCGCGAGCGCTCCGACGCCGCGGCGGAGGTAGTCGCGGCGATCACGGCGCTCGGGCGCCAGGCTGTCAGCGTGCAGGCCGACGTTCGTCAGCCCGACCAGGTGAAAGCCCTGTTCGAGCAGGCTAAGGCCGCCCTGGGCGGCGTGCACATTCTCGTGAACAACGCGGGCATCGTGCGCGACAACTTCCTGGCCTTCATGAGCGAGAGCGAATGGGACGACGTGGTGGACACCTCGCTCAAGGGCGCGTTCCTGTGCACCAAGGCCGCCTCGCGGCAGATGACGCGGGGGAAGTGGGGCCGCATCCTCAACATTTCGTCCGACGCAGCCCTGCTGGGCGACATGCAGCGGGCCAACTACTGCTCGGCCAAGGCCGGCCTGCTCGGCCTCACCCGCGCAGCGGCGCGCGAGCTGGCGCCCCACGGAGTTACCGTGAACGCCATCGCCCCCGGTATTATCGAGACGGACCTGACGAGCGGCCTGCCCGAGGCCAAGCGAGCCGCGCTCCTCAGCCTCATCCCGCTCCAGCGCTTCGGGCAGCCGGACGACGTGGCCGGCCTGGCCGCCTTCCTGGCCAGCGATGCCGCCCGCTACATCACGGGGCAAGTGTTCTGCGTGGACGGCGGGCTCAATCTCTAG
- a CDS encoding HEAT repeat domain-containing protein: MLTLRARVTFGLAMAVAVAGCVEVEVRRTLAPDLSGRETITLRAPKTARTDAFPGLFSGGTCLPPTVQAAAGDLVLHSAAITFPDVTRFRHQAEFLASAATLVQGQDGLASYRETLTNSYFKSLGRAPSEEAKKSLAAAMEDAKKSLAGARLTYTIEFPGPVAKSNADRVSGNQATWTLVADKLFDGRAVELTAEYRTAPPPAVAMPAQPAGTVALAAPVEPKPAPAPVAAPAAPAPPAPAAAPAPAPVAPVEAKAPEAPAPKAPEQPVTRPSSRLEDILLAQADAPAEAPAAKEKEAEPAEKEAPKKPAPKVVAPKRPKAPEAEDMTSPAIAKKPPADLAEVPNDDPTTTEVKKLFRDALVHLDYKRYDKAAEVLQKAIALNPNSVLISNLYEQVVAKFLDAALDSKSPELKAQAEALQRLAYRGRIEQLRDPNRIKELVDALRKGFLPRTFAIEELTLAGDYAVPSLLQFLIDNQDPELRAYAGHVLSRMRGTAVPAICEALKYNDPMIRQILVLALEVIADPRSAPALLWLVQEPDAHPLVVAGAKRALSRISDDPSLLQTPAPAAFLDLAKDYYDGNRKVLMPHVYEHLVWRYEPAKKAIVSEAVPQYLYALRMAEEMCRNALLANPDYEPAIPLLLCAGFAQQNLLEAFFVSLEGKQPLSKDEQAEADLAKPLRERLQMAPAIARAAGQKFVYAALQRALRDGRSEVAISCIRVLGEIATPASLPTPPLSEEEMQKAAKKKEPPKRRRIMVWYGADEKAEPAPPPPAASPFSIQLDGSPLVDALSFPDRRVRYAAAEAIVAIAPTEVIRDAPKVMANLAQALSETAFHVALLFEEDESRAEEIRPLLRDAGVLPVLVRTPTDALSAARELPPKDLLIVSGELKRVDVAEAIANLRRVYTVAGAPLIVLAPKAEEAAIRERLSKEKPIVLTRPLTVGAVRAAVEEVLKGAPEPKNRDAAARHAASAARTLASIQPAASIFRLDDALDALLETLAAATQPDAVRIPCCEAVRHAASPRAVPFLVQAYTDAKGSKELRLAILRALGACAGAAKPLPEDVDKRATEVLIHAASDSDPDFRNAAALAFGLKGGVPGNMVDMVDRLLGKAPAPAAAPKAEEKPATPPADKPAEAPPATKPAEAPAPAPPAKEE; the protein is encoded by the coding sequence ATGCTCACGCTGCGAGCACGTGTCACGTTCGGCCTCGCCATGGCTGTCGCCGTCGCGGGCTGCGTGGAGGTCGAGGTCCGCCGCACCCTCGCGCCAGACCTGTCGGGCCGCGAAACCATCACGCTGCGGGCGCCAAAGACCGCGCGCACGGACGCCTTCCCGGGCCTCTTCAGCGGCGGCACCTGCCTCCCGCCAACCGTCCAGGCCGCGGCGGGCGACCTCGTCCTTCATTCTGCCGCGATCACATTCCCCGACGTGACCCGCTTCCGGCACCAAGCCGAGTTCCTCGCCTCAGCCGCCACGCTCGTCCAGGGCCAGGACGGCCTCGCCTCCTACCGCGAAACGCTGACGAACAGCTACTTCAAAAGCCTGGGCAGGGCGCCCTCCGAGGAGGCGAAGAAATCACTCGCCGCCGCGATGGAGGACGCCAAGAAGAGCCTGGCAGGCGCGCGCCTCACCTACACCATCGAGTTCCCCGGTCCCGTCGCCAAGTCCAACGCCGATCGCGTGAGCGGCAATCAGGCCACCTGGACGCTTGTCGCGGACAAGCTCTTCGATGGCCGCGCGGTGGAACTCACCGCCGAATACCGCACCGCGCCCCCACCTGCCGTCGCCATGCCGGCTCAGCCGGCGGGCACCGTGGCACTGGCCGCCCCTGTCGAGCCAAAGCCCGCCCCCGCGCCTGTAGCGGCGCCTGCCGCGCCGGCGCCTCCGGCGCCCGCAGCGGCACCGGCTCCCGCGCCGGTCGCACCCGTCGAGGCCAAGGCCCCCGAGGCGCCCGCCCCCAAGGCTCCTGAGCAGCCGGTCACACGGCCCAGCTCGCGCCTCGAAGACATCCTGCTCGCCCAGGCCGACGCGCCCGCAGAGGCCCCGGCAGCGAAGGAGAAGGAGGCGGAGCCGGCCGAAAAGGAAGCCCCCAAGAAGCCCGCTCCCAAGGTCGTCGCACCCAAGCGCCCCAAGGCCCCCGAGGCCGAGGACATGACCTCCCCGGCCATCGCGAAGAAGCCGCCGGCCGACCTCGCCGAAGTGCCCAACGATGACCCCACGACCACCGAGGTCAAGAAGCTCTTCCGCGACGCCCTCGTGCATCTGGACTATAAGCGCTACGACAAGGCCGCCGAGGTGCTCCAGAAGGCCATCGCCCTCAACCCCAACTCGGTGCTCATCTCGAACCTCTACGAGCAGGTGGTCGCCAAGTTCCTGGACGCCGCCCTGGACAGCAAGAGCCCCGAACTCAAAGCCCAGGCCGAAGCGCTCCAGCGCCTCGCCTACAGGGGCCGCATCGAGCAGCTCCGCGACCCCAACCGCATCAAGGAACTGGTGGACGCTCTCCGCAAGGGCTTCCTCCCCCGCACCTTCGCCATCGAGGAACTCACCCTGGCTGGCGACTACGCGGTGCCCAGCCTCCTTCAATTCCTCATCGACAACCAGGACCCCGAGCTCCGGGCCTATGCGGGCCACGTGCTGTCCCGAATGCGCGGCACCGCGGTGCCCGCCATCTGCGAGGCCCTGAAGTACAACGACCCCATGATCCGCCAGATCCTCGTCCTGGCCCTCGAAGTGATCGCAGACCCGCGCTCCGCGCCCGCCCTTCTGTGGCTCGTCCAGGAGCCGGACGCCCATCCGCTCGTCGTGGCCGGCGCCAAGCGCGCCCTCTCCCGCATCTCGGATGACCCGAGCCTGCTCCAGACGCCGGCACCCGCGGCATTCCTCGACCTGGCGAAAGACTATTACGATGGCAACCGCAAGGTGCTGATGCCGCACGTCTACGAACACCTGGTGTGGCGCTATGAGCCCGCCAAGAAGGCCATCGTCTCCGAGGCCGTGCCGCAGTACCTCTACGCGCTCCGAATGGCCGAGGAGATGTGCCGCAACGCGCTCCTGGCCAACCCCGACTACGAGCCGGCCATCCCCTTGCTCCTCTGCGCGGGCTTCGCGCAGCAGAACCTGCTCGAGGCCTTCTTCGTCAGCCTCGAAGGCAAGCAGCCGCTCAGCAAAGACGAGCAGGCCGAGGCCGACCTCGCCAAGCCGTTGCGCGAGCGCCTCCAGATGGCCCCCGCCATCGCCCGCGCCGCCGGCCAGAAGTTCGTCTACGCGGCGCTCCAGCGCGCCCTGCGCGACGGCCGCTCGGAAGTGGCCATCTCCTGCATCCGCGTGCTGGGGGAGATCGCCACCCCCGCCTCGCTCCCCACACCGCCCCTCTCCGAAGAGGAGATGCAGAAGGCCGCCAAGAAGAAGGAGCCGCCCAAGCGCCGCCGCATTATGGTCTGGTACGGCGCCGACGAGAAGGCGGAACCGGCGCCTCCCCCGCCCGCTGCCAGCCCCTTCAGCATCCAGCTCGACGGCTCCCCGCTGGTGGACGCCTTGAGCTTCCCTGACCGGCGGGTGCGCTACGCGGCCGCCGAGGCGATCGTGGCGATCGCGCCCACCGAGGTCATCCGCGATGCGCCCAAGGTCATGGCCAACCTCGCCCAGGCCCTCTCCGAAACCGCGTTCCACGTCGCCCTGCTGTTCGAGGAGGACGAGAGTCGCGCCGAGGAGATCCGGCCCCTGCTCCGCGACGCGGGCGTGCTGCCAGTCCTGGTCCGCACACCCACCGATGCCCTGAGCGCTGCTCGGGAGCTTCCACCGAAGGACCTGCTCATTGTAAGCGGCGAGTTGAAGCGGGTGGACGTGGCGGAAGCGATCGCCAACCTGCGCCGGGTCTACACGGTGGCGGGGGCGCCGCTCATCGTCCTCGCCCCCAAGGCGGAAGAGGCCGCCATCCGCGAGCGTCTGAGCAAGGAGAAGCCCATCGTTCTCACCCGCCCGCTCACGGTCGGCGCCGTCCGAGCCGCCGTGGAAGAGGTTCTCAAGGGCGCGCCCGAGCCCAAGAACCGCGATGCGGCAGCACGCCATGCGGCCTCCGCCGCCCGTACACTGGCCTCCATCCAGCCCGCGGCCTCGATCTTCAGGCTCGACGATGCACTGGACGCGCTCCTCGAAACACTGGCCGCCGCGACGCAGCCCGATGCGGTGCGCATCCCCTGCTGCGAAGCCGTGCGCCACGCGGCAAGCCCGCGGGCCGTGCCGTTCCTGGTGCAGGCCTACACAGATGCCAAGGGCTCTAAGGAGCTGCGTCTCGCCATTCTCCGCGCCCTGGGCGCGTGCGCAGGCGCTGCCAAGCCACTCCCGGAAGACGTGGACAAGCGGGCCACCGAGGTCCTGATCCACGCCGCCTCGGACAGCGACCCCGATTTCCGCAACGCGGCCGCCCTGGCGTTCGGCCTCAAGGGCGGGGTGCCGGGCAATATGGTGGATATGGTGGACCGCCTCCTCGGCAAGGCCCCTGCTCCTGCGGCCGCCCCCAAGGCCGAGGAGAAGCCGGCCACGCCGCCAGCGGACAAGCCGGCCGAGGCCCCTCCCGCCACGAAGCCGGCCGAAGCCCCAGCCCCGGCACCACCGGCGAAGGAGGAGTAG
- a CDS encoding RDD family protein has translation MRSHLSSLLLAVLLGAAPGAPAQPSLLDQLFERHVRVKSAASDGVLHLLYERKTDPQAPPSSCYRRLVSGQGWLAEERLYGGHRCVAFLHDSLYVFRGDNYSIYRAPNWRAEAIFPALGAGGGHKSAWQSCAWPLAWPPEAACPVGGDLWVFGVEAVDGKGRVRAARLTPTPPGRRPASPAVLGQPLALGVAASDVAALSGEGTAMVFWHQPAPGGRGNEVWHATFDGDAWGTPRSVPVPYPNSDYAVASHGGSIWVICKARGQRLKAERPLVALTAAGGQWSAPIPIPGAADRRWLDWTLDIDAISFGGSLFVFRACMDRVVAHQWVAGQWREAETLLRLSPWPTYLFWWLLGNVALSFVLLPMVGWAAFWARARPQGTLRLAGADVRVATWTRRVAAQLVDFLIALLLCSAALGWVGQGDGSLDADAGGLITTLSICSGIFFTYFVVSESLSGQSFGKLLLGILVIGADGRRAALGRVVLRNLLRPWPFLVPAAYLVGSLCVLLTRTGRRVGDLLAGTVVVDAPPPAPAEGD, from the coding sequence GTGAGAAGCCACCTTTCGTCCCTCCTGCTGGCCGTGCTTCTGGGCGCGGCCCCCGGCGCGCCGGCGCAGCCCAGCTTGCTCGACCAGCTCTTCGAGCGGCACGTGCGGGTCAAGTCGGCCGCGAGCGACGGCGTGCTGCACCTGCTCTACGAGCGCAAGACGGACCCTCAGGCGCCGCCCTCGTCGTGCTACCGGCGGCTTGTGAGCGGCCAGGGCTGGCTCGCCGAGGAGCGCCTCTACGGCGGCCATCGCTGCGTGGCGTTCCTCCACGACAGCCTCTATGTCTTCCGCGGCGACAACTACTCCATCTACCGGGCCCCCAACTGGCGGGCGGAGGCGATCTTCCCCGCGTTGGGGGCCGGCGGGGGGCACAAGAGCGCGTGGCAGTCGTGCGCCTGGCCCCTGGCATGGCCGCCCGAGGCGGCCTGTCCGGTGGGCGGCGACCTGTGGGTCTTCGGTGTCGAGGCGGTGGACGGGAAGGGCCGGGTCCGCGCTGCGCGCCTCACGCCCACGCCGCCTGGCCGGCGGCCAGCCAGCCCCGCCGTGCTGGGCCAGCCCCTCGCGCTCGGCGTCGCCGCCAGCGACGTGGCGGCGCTGTCCGGAGAGGGGACCGCGATGGTTTTCTGGCACCAGCCCGCGCCCGGGGGCCGAGGGAACGAGGTCTGGCATGCGACCTTCGATGGCGATGCGTGGGGCACGCCCCGCTCGGTGCCGGTTCCCTACCCGAACAGCGACTACGCCGTCGCCAGTCACGGAGGCAGTATCTGGGTCATCTGCAAGGCGCGTGGCCAGCGCCTCAAGGCGGAACGGCCCCTGGTGGCCCTCACCGCGGCCGGTGGCCAATGGAGTGCGCCCATCCCCATCCCCGGCGCTGCCGACCGCCGATGGCTGGACTGGACGCTCGACATAGACGCCATCTCATTCGGCGGCTCGCTCTTCGTATTCCGCGCCTGCATGGACCGTGTGGTGGCTCACCAATGGGTGGCGGGCCAATGGCGCGAGGCCGAGACTCTTCTGCGCCTCTCCCCCTGGCCCACCTACCTCTTCTGGTGGCTGCTGGGTAACGTTGCGCTGAGCTTCGTGTTGCTGCCCATGGTGGGGTGGGCAGCCTTCTGGGCGCGGGCGAGGCCACAAGGCACGCTGCGTCTGGCAGGCGCCGACGTGCGGGTAGCCACCTGGACTCGCCGTGTGGCGGCGCAGTTGGTGGACTTCCTGATCGCCTTGCTCCTGTGCTCAGCGGCGCTGGGCTGGGTGGGGCAGGGGGACGGTTCGCTCGATGCCGACGCCGGCGGCCTGATCACCACGTTGAGCATCTGTTCAGGCATCTTCTTCACGTACTTCGTCGTGAGCGAGAGCCTCTCCGGGCAGAGCTTTGGGAAACTGCTTCTGGGCATTCTGGTGATTGGGGCCGATGGGCGCCGCGCCGCTCTCGGGCGCGTGGTCCTGCGCAACCTGCTTCGGCCCTGGCCGTTCCTCGTGCCCGCCGCCTACCTGGTTGGCTCGCTGTGTGTCCTTCTCACGCGGACGGGCCGGCGAGTCGGCGACCTGTTGGCAGGGACCGTGGTCGTGGATGCGCCGCCGCCCGCTCCGGCCGAGGGCGACTGA
- the acpS gene encoding holo-ACP synthase, translated as MAILGTGIDIVEVDRLEETIVRRGERLLDRVFTPAERAYCDQRPRPVMHYAGRFAVKEAVLKAIRTGWVQGIGWKDIEVELGAGGEPSVRLTGGALARANEMGIENIHISISHTERYAVASAVAEGRPDA; from the coding sequence GTGGCCATCCTCGGCACCGGCATTGACATTGTGGAGGTGGACCGCCTGGAGGAAACCATCGTCCGCCGCGGCGAGCGGCTCCTCGATCGCGTGTTCACTCCCGCCGAACGGGCCTACTGCGACCAGCGCCCGCGTCCCGTCATGCACTATGCCGGGCGCTTCGCGGTCAAGGAGGCCGTGCTCAAGGCCATCCGCACCGGCTGGGTGCAGGGCATCGGCTGGAAGGACATCGAGGTGGAGCTGGGCGCGGGCGGCGAGCCGTCGGTGCGCCTGACCGGCGGTGCGCTAGCTCGGGCCAACGAGATGGGCATTGAGAACATCCACATCTCCATCTCGCACACCGAGCGCTATGCCGTGGCCAGCGCCGTGGCGGAGGGAAGACCGGATGCGTGA
- a CDS encoding 16S rRNA (uracil(1498)-N(3))-methyltransferase yields MHRFYRPDMGTENHLWLDGDEAHHAIRVLRLRTGEEVGVFDGSGTECTGRVERIERGRVRIDVARRERVDRDPALRVTLGCSLVKAKAMDELIDRCCELGLRELVPIETRRSVPKIERKEAAHLARWERIAIEASKQCGRTTVTRIAAPRPLMALLEKAAQWDLRLIFSPDDVAAPLREVLQAHPRPASVLYLIGPEGGFELAELRLAIGAGFLPVRLGRSTLRAETAAAAALAAILYHYEQGGDPLA; encoded by the coding sequence ATGCACCGCTTCTACCGCCCCGACATGGGGACGGAAAACCACCTGTGGCTGGACGGCGACGAGGCCCACCATGCCATCCGCGTACTGCGCCTGCGCACGGGGGAGGAGGTGGGGGTGTTCGATGGCTCCGGCACCGAATGCACGGGCCGTGTCGAGCGGATCGAGCGTGGGAGGGTCCGCATTGACGTTGCGCGACGCGAGCGGGTGGACCGTGATCCGGCGCTCCGAGTAACGCTCGGCTGCTCGTTGGTGAAGGCGAAGGCGATGGACGAGCTGATTGACCGGTGCTGCGAGCTGGGGCTCCGCGAGCTGGTGCCGATCGAGACGCGCCGGAGCGTGCCGAAGATCGAACGCAAGGAGGCCGCCCATCTGGCTCGATGGGAGCGCATCGCCATCGAGGCATCGAAGCAGTGCGGGCGAACGACGGTGACCCGCATCGCCGCGCCGAGGCCTCTGATGGCACTCCTCGAGAAGGCGGCCCAGTGGGACCTCCGCCTGATCTTCTCGCCCGACGACGTGGCGGCCCCCCTGCGCGAGGTGTTGCAGGCGCATCCACGCCCTGCGTCCGTGCTCTACCTCATCGGCCCCGAGGGCGGCTTCGAACTCGCGGAGCTCCGCCTGGCGATCGGGGCGGGGTTCCTGCCCGTCCGCCTGGGCCGCAGCACGCTGCGTGCCGAGACGGCGGCCGCGGCAGCCCTGGCGGCCATTCTGTACCACTACGAGCAGGGAGGCGACCCGCTCGCCTGA
- a CDS encoding ABC-F family ATP-binding cassette domain-containing protein — protein MSLISMHNVTKAYGTRVLIENASLTLHETDRVGVVGANGSGKTTLLQLLTGQGEPTKGDVHIARGATVGYLEQEPDFTGHGTVLEAALSAFARVHALEAEITSLRERVAHHPQEARGLLSRLGELEHEFERLNGYTCRQRAEAVLHGMGFRDQALHAATERLSGGERSRLAIAHLLLQEPDALLLDEPTNHLDVEALEWLEGFLKSFRGAVVVVSHDRRFLDNFAERILEIDGARVESYKGNYTAYTRQRAERVSRQNKLYEQQQAHIASEQAFIQKYAAGQRSKGAKGRRKLLERLEPVERRQERKKAIHVRIEPVVRGGNEVLNLERVGKEFNGRRLFGDLTLQVLRGDRVGIVGPNGAGKTTLFRLIVGEDKPTSGSVRLGHNIRLAYYRQDRLDLTPELTVLDQVWMQAPQSRAGEIRSLLGMFLFTEDDVFKKVGDLSGGEQARLALAKVILSAPNFLLLDEPTNHLDIPSRECLENALLAYEGTVLIVSHDRYVLERVATKILEIKDGQAKLYPGPFSRYLELAHAAAAPAEETIQERRRAVSRGTKRAAAGRRARPVSVLEGLIIEREQAIENLQHAMSDPEMYKSPDTIRTLTAQMAEVRRELAALYQEWELAAENEGS, from the coding sequence ATGTCCCTCATCTCCATGCACAACGTCACCAAGGCCTATGGCACCCGCGTGCTGATCGAGAACGCGAGCCTGACGCTTCACGAGACCGACCGCGTCGGCGTGGTCGGGGCGAACGGTTCTGGGAAGACGACGCTTCTGCAGCTGCTGACAGGCCAGGGCGAGCCCACCAAGGGCGACGTGCACATCGCGCGCGGCGCCACCGTGGGGTATCTTGAGCAAGAGCCCGACTTCACCGGCCACGGCACGGTGCTGGAGGCCGCGCTCTCGGCCTTCGCGCGCGTGCACGCGCTCGAGGCCGAGATCACCAGCCTCCGCGAGCGCGTGGCGCACCATCCGCAGGAGGCGCGCGGCCTGCTGAGCCGCCTGGGCGAGCTCGAGCACGAGTTCGAACGCCTCAACGGCTACACCTGCCGCCAGCGTGCCGAAGCCGTGCTGCATGGCATGGGCTTCCGAGACCAGGCCCTGCACGCCGCCACGGAGCGCCTCAGCGGCGGCGAGCGCAGCCGGCTGGCTATCGCCCACCTGCTGCTGCAAGAGCCCGACGCGCTGCTGCTGGATGAGCCGACGAACCACCTGGATGTCGAAGCCCTCGAATGGCTCGAGGGCTTCCTCAAGAGCTTCCGCGGCGCGGTGGTCGTGGTGTCGCACGATCGCCGCTTTCTCGACAACTTCGCCGAGCGTATCCTGGAGATTGATGGCGCGCGCGTCGAATCCTACAAGGGCAACTACACGGCCTATACCCGCCAGAGGGCCGAGCGCGTGTCGCGCCAGAACAAGCTCTACGAACAGCAGCAAGCCCATATTGCGAGCGAACAAGCCTTCATTCAGAAGTATGCGGCAGGGCAGCGGAGCAAGGGGGCCAAGGGGCGGCGGAAACTTCTCGAACGCCTCGAGCCGGTCGAGCGGCGGCAGGAGCGCAAGAAGGCCATCCACGTGCGCATCGAGCCCGTCGTGCGCGGCGGCAACGAGGTGCTGAACCTGGAGCGGGTCGGCAAAGAGTTCAACGGTCGGCGCCTCTTCGGCGACCTGACGCTCCAGGTGCTCCGCGGCGACCGTGTGGGCATCGTGGGCCCCAACGGCGCGGGGAAGACGACCCTGTTCCGTCTCATCGTGGGCGAGGACAAGCCCACCAGCGGCTCCGTGCGCCTCGGGCACAACATCCGCCTCGCCTACTATCGCCAGGACCGCCTCGATCTCACGCCGGAGCTTACCGTGCTCGATCAGGTGTGGATGCAGGCCCCGCAATCGAGGGCCGGCGAGATCCGCAGCTTGCTGGGCATGTTCCTGTTCACCGAGGACGACGTGTTCAAGAAGGTGGGCGACCTCAGCGGCGGCGAGCAGGCGCGCCTGGCTCTGGCGAAGGTCATCCTCTCAGCACCCAACTTCCTGCTGCTCGATGAGCCCACGAACCACCTCGACATTCCGTCGCGCGAGTGCCTCGAGAATGCTCTCCTGGCTTACGAGGGCACGGTGCTGATCGTCTCGCATGATCGCTACGTTCTCGAGCGCGTGGCCACGAAGATTCTGGAGATCAAGGACGGGCAGGCGAAACTCTATCCGGGACCCTTCTCGCGCTATCTCGAGTTGGCCCACGCGGCCGCGGCGCCGGCCGAGGAGACGATACAGGAGCGCCGGCGCGCCGTCAGCCGGGGCACGAAGCGGGCGGCGGCGGGCCGTCGGGCTCGGCCGGTGAGCGTGCTCGAGGGACTCATCATCGAGCGCGAGCAGGCCATTGAGAACCTGCAACACGCGATGAGCGACCCCGAGATGTACAAGAGCCCGGACACGATCCGCACTCTCACGGCCCAGATGGCCGAAGTGCGCAGGGAGCTTGCCGCGCTTTACCAGGAGTGGGAGCTGGCCGCCGAGAACGAAGGCTCCTGA